A stretch of Dysidea avara chromosome 5, odDysAvar1.4, whole genome shotgun sequence DNA encodes these proteins:
- the LOC136256164 gene encoding uncharacterized protein: MWNSRSHRIIGLAMTEETQASLHDVFQLFDKDHRTKQTNYILQFLWRDLTSSFDIVGPFYTSNETMQAKFICSCVFQTLKLFKVHDLRTCLLVCDGAAPNLAALKLTHRFQGMYGLSDGPDPYAVRPWFVNPHDPLNRIYWLICPSHQLKNMINALFSSQEGGTRTFTAADGTTFGWKAILDLYSRECQRRDQGHARMIPKLREVHVLRDAWTKLNVLPAKIMQQELVMSELHHYLTSDPAPDDVASVKYTLQYLEACNKIFEKGLLSHDKICDVDSKVLHSISTGFSFFEKWHGDLSREGGLETLDPRFLSWQTFDLLRICVYGFSSFVQTFLEEFPDYFISPVRLSGSAVETLFSQLKHTAAGGKLSSVNYVTARAAHLIKHSVAYHHSSVNYRDVPLHLSDTVLQKKKYKHKQ, translated from the exons ATGTGGAATTCTAGAAGTCACCGAATTATTGGGTTGGCAATGACAGAAGAGACGCAAGCTTCTTTACATGATGTATTTCAGCTTTTTGATAAAGACCACCGTACCAAGCAGACAAATTATATACTCCAATTCCTGTGGAGGGATTTAACCTCATCGTTTGATATCGTGGGCCCATTTTATACAAGCAATGAAACCATGCAAGCTAAATTTATTTGTTCTTGTGTATTTCAGACCCTCAAACTTTTCAAG GTACATGACTTGAGGACATGTTTGCTAGTGTGTGATGGTGCAGCTCCCAACTTAGCTGCATTGAAGTTAACACATAGATTCCAGGGTATGTATGGCTTATCTGATGGTCCAGATCCATACGCTGTCAGACCTTGGTTTGTGAACCCTCATGATCCACTCAATAGAATTTACTGGTTGATATGCCCCAGTCACCAG TTGAAGAACATGATTAATGCTCTTTTCTCCTCACAAGAAGGGGGAACGAGGACATTTACTGCTGCGGATGGGACCACTTTTGGGTGGAAGGCAATTTTAGATTTGTACTCCAGAGAGTGTCAGAGGAGAGACCAGGGGCATGCAAGAATGATCCCCAAACTTCGTGAAGTGCACGTTCTTCGAGATGCATGGACAAAATTAAATGTCTTGCCTGCAAAGATTATGCAG CAAGAATTGGTAATGTCTGAGTTGCACCACTATCTTACGTCTGATCCTGCACCAGATGATGTTGCCAGTGTGAAGTATACTTTGCAATACTTGGAGGCGTGTAATAAAATTTTCGAGAAAGGACTTTTGAGTCATGACAAAATATGTGATGTGGATAGTAAGGTTCTACATTCCATTTCAACAGGATTTTCCTTCTTTGAAAAGTGGCATGGAGATTTATCACGAGAAG GTGGTCTGGAAACACTAGATCCAAGGTTCTTAAGTTGGCAAA CATTTGATTTACTGAGGATTTGTGTGTACGGCTTTTCAAGTTTTGTACAAACATTTTTGGAGGAGTTTCCTGACTATTTTATAAGTCCAGTGAGGCTATCAGGGAGTGCTGTCGAGACTTTGTTCAGTCAGCTTAAACATACTGCTGCTGGTGGAAAGCTGAGTTCGGTCAACTACGTTACAGCTAGGGCAGCACATCTCATCAAACACAGTGTGGCTTACCATCATAGTTCTGTTAACTACAGGGACGTTCCGTTACATTTGTCAGACACTGTGTTACAGAAAAAGAAATACAAGCATAAACAATAA
- the LOC136256467 gene encoding uncharacterized protein: protein MCKNCKRLQYHLDIQKRRSTVSPARRIARQQPSSSFKLKYLSPASVAQRKKATQTERSADKTKLARCAELEVTLDDEQSDELTNIMNKIEEANEDELEKIFNEADEHSVGESIRAAWESNRQSTQQKFFKDQQINKNGCRNNRWSLVTIRIALAVFIRSPAAYEALKSFDIL from the exons ATGTGCAAGAATTGTAAGCGTCTTCAATATCATTTAGACATCCAGAAACGAAGATCTACAGTCAGTCCTGCAAGACGGATTGCCAGGCAACAGCCATCTTCTTCTTTCAAATTAAAGTACTTGTCTCCAGCAAGTGTTGCTCAACGAAAGAAGGCTACACAGACGGAGAGATCAGCTGACAAAACAAAGCTGGCACGGTGTGCTGAGTTAGAGGTCACATTAGATGATGAGCAATCAGATGAGTTGACTAATATAATGAATAAGATTGAGGAGGCCAATGAAGATGAGTTGGAAAAGATTTTCAATGAAGCTGATGAACATTCAGTAGGAGAGTCAATCCGTGCTGCTTGGGAAAGCAACAGACAATCTACTCAACAAAAGTTCTTTAAGGATCAGCAGATCAACA AGAATGGATGCCGCAACAATCGCTGGAGTTTAGTAACTATACGAATAG CCCTTGCTGTTTTTATACGAAGTCCAGCAGCATATGAAGCTCTTAAGAGTTTTGACATACTGTAG